The following coding sequences are from one Brienomyrus brachyistius isolate T26 chromosome 15, BBRACH_0.4, whole genome shotgun sequence window:
- the si:dkey-110c1.10 gene encoding unconventional myosin-Vb isoform X3, whose product MAATDLYTKGTCVWLPDPDEVWISGQLLQDLKLEDRYLLLQLSDGREARHPVASPSDLPPLGNPEILQGENDLTCLSFLHEPAVLHNLRVRFLDYNDIYTYCGIVLVAINPYEQLPIYGEEVIDAYSGQDIADMEPHIFSVAEEAYRAMIREKKNQSIIISGESGSGKTVSAKFTMRYFAVVGGAAQQTSVEEKVLASNPIMEAFGNAKTTRNDNSSRFGKYTEIGFGNHGDIIGANMRTYLLEKSRVVFQAQEERNYHIFYQLCAARDLPEMKALKLEAAECFRYTNQGGSTQIPGTDDLADLERVRNTLVVLGIRSDQQMELFRILSAILHLGNISIQASGRGADRSYINAEDPSLLVFCKLLGVERAQMAHWLCNRRLAVGGEMLMKPMSGQQAADARDSLAKHVYGQLFSWTVSRLNVALRAKKEKPDSFIGVLDIYGFETFAWNSFEQFCINYANEKLQQQFNLHVFQLEQEEYEKEGLPWSRIEFSDNQPCITLIEGPLGLLDLLDEECRIPKGSDENWAQKLYDQHQNHSPHFGKPRLSNSAFIIFHFADMVRYECDGFLEKNRDTIFEEPINILRASQSELVAELFLKEPAGGALSSSALKASIPNGSLHSEKRAHREHKQTVGFQFRQSLQLLMVTLNSTNPHYVRCIKPNDLKEPFAFDPKRAVQQLRACGVLETIRISAAGFPSRWTYLEFFSRYRLLFHGTVDQEELRASCQQALAALIPDPDQYCFGKTKVFFRTGQVALLERLRAERLREAGVTIQSRVRGWLARRHYQRTRWASLTLQRYARGGLARRLARTLRRSHAALVIQKTFRMVAVRRLYLLIREATITIQAFIRGTLARRHYWMLVALRASVVLQAGVRGWLARRAYRRTLAAVLLLQCCVRRRAARRELLKLRAEARSVERYRELNKGMEVKLMQLQLRADQQARETAVLRDALHAERESHSLEQARLQRGLLKLEAQLREQPPKSLAESLRDEEERRRAEERRAQEVSRLTQEVQSLQAEKQALEDKQAALCSRLLDQEALQDDRVARCVAEASEGLRGELEEERGRYQGLLKEFTRLEQRYENLREMSALAEQRSRGCQRSDSSQSLVVELPSPLSSSLSCSPTFPVAEFEQRVSVTSPSCERRPWSHDPSLDTLMGTVEVPKDAAERIQGEDLKLAYDAVRVANKFLEAQLISQRSQWQEELSALRQRREGPRQTLVPPVGPFPTELQDFISAVLSENAELAEQVDAGQRECRRLGRELGHLRHISTLRKALMTTASAADLPFGQEVHPPRWREQEVMGLLECRKRDEGKLIRNLITDLRVDCALSLPPGLPASVLFLCLQQADYAGDQARASSLCTAAINAMKGALKKHSADVDMTALWLKNSCLLGDLICQHCTHHAGRSVPGDKLPLTCTLSEQQRLLSDLSIQTYQQLLSITEARLQPMIVPAILESEMIPSLAASGGKPVGSRKRAGSDSKSGTAEPITMATVLRELGALYAALSRQALPPTLLEQTFRQLLHLLAATAFNNLLLRKDMCCWSRGMQIRYNVSLLEEWLRSKGLQTGGAMASLEPLIQAVQLLQVSKRSDADAQALVQTCTALSSQQIVKILMLYTPHSDIEERVTLNFIRTVQGLLKERLDSQPRQLLLDVRRVFPVTFPHSPSPLLRADQLTIPDSLKISFLRRV is encoded by the exons GAATTGTCCTGGTGGCCATCAACCCCTATGAGCAGCTTCCCATTTATGGCGAGGAGGTGATCGATGCCTACAGTGGTCAGGATATAGCCGACATGGAGCCGCATATCTTCTCTGTGGCTGAGGAAGCGTACCGGGCCATGATCAG AGAAAAGAAGAACCAGTCCATTATAATCAGTGGGGAGTCCGGCTCTGGGAAGACGGTTTCGGCGAAGTTCACCATGCGCTATTTTGCGGTGGTCGGGGGTGCAGCCCAGCAGACCAGTGTGGAGGAGAAGGTCCTGGCTTCCAACCCCATTATGGAG GCTTTTGGAAATGCCAAGACTACCCGTAATGACAACAGCAGCCGTTTCGGAAAGTACACCGAGATTGGTTTTGGAAACCATGGGGACATTATTGGGGCAAACATGAGGACCTACCTTTTGGAGAAATCCAGAGTAGTCTTCCAG GCCCAAGAGGAGAGGAATTACCACATCTTCTACCAGCTGTGTGCTGCCAGGGACCTTCCCGAGATGAAAGCGCTGAAACTGG AGGCAGCTGAATGCTTCCGCTACACAAATCAAGGAGGGAGCACTCAGATTCCGGGCACAGACGACCTCGCTGATCTTGAGCGGGTTCGCAACACGCTCGTCGTATTGg GTATTCGCTCTGACCAACAGATGGAGCTATTTCGGATTTTGTCCGCCATCCTGCATTTAGGAAACATCAGCATCCAAGCCAGTGGGAGAGGCGCTGATCGAAGCTACATCAAT GCTGAGGACCCTTCTTTGCTCGTGTTCTGTAAGCTGCTGGGGGTGGAGCGTGCTCAGATGGCGCACTGGCTGTGCAACCGACGGCTAGCTGTGGGCGGGGAGATGTTGATGAAGCCAATGTCGGGTCAGCAGGCCGCAGATGCACGAGACTCCCTGGCTAAGCATGTGTACGGCCAGCTGTTCTCCTGGACCGTCAGTCGGCTAAATGTGGCTCTGCGGGCAAAGAAAGAGAAGCCCGATTCATTCATCGGGGTCCTCGACATCTACGG GTTTGAGACGTTCGCCTGGAACAGCTTTGAGCAGTTCTGCATAAACTATGCTAATGAGAAACTGCAGCAGCAGTTCAACCTG CACGTCTTCCAGCTAGAGCAGGAGGAATATGAGAAGGAGGGGCTTCCCTGGAGCAGAATCGAGTTCAGCGACAACCAGCCGTGTATCACTCTGATTGAGGGGCCCCTAGGGCTCCTGGACCTGCTGGATGAGGAGTGTAGG ATACCCAAAGGCTCGGATGAAAACTGGGCTCAGAAGCTGTACGATCAGCACCAGAACCACAGCCCACACTTTGGCAAGCCACGATTGTCCAACTCGGCTTTCATCATCTTTCACTTTGCTGACATG GTTCGGTACGAGTGCGATGGGTTTTTGGAAAAAAACCGGGATACAATATTTGAAGAGCCTATCAACATCCTGAGAGCTAGTCAG tctgagctggtggcagagctCTTCCTGAAggaaccagcagggggagctctcTCCTCCTCTGCATTGAAAGCCAGTATTCCCAATGGGAGCCTACACTCTGAAAAGAGGGCTCACAGGGAGCACAAGCAAACAGTAGGGTTTCAG TTCCGTCAGTCCCTGCAGCTTCTGATGGTCACACTGAACTCCACAAACCCCCACTATGTCCGCTGCATCAAGCCCAATGACCTCAAAGAGCCCTTTGC GTTCGACCCGAAGAGGGCAGTCCAGCAGCTGCGGGCTTGTGGAGTTTTGGAAACCATACGGATCAGCGCCGCTGGATTCCCTTCaag GTGGACCTACCTGGAGTTCTTTAGCCGATACCGCCTCTTATTCCATGGGACGGTGGACCAGGAGGAGCTGCGGGCCTCCTGCCAGCAGGCCTTGGCGGCCCTCATCCCTGACCCGGATCAGTACTGCTTTGGAAAGACCAAGGTGTTTTTCCGGACCGGTCAGGTGGCGCTGTTGGAGAGGCTGCGTGCAGAAAGGCTCCGGGAGGCCGGAGTCACCATCCAGAGCCGGGTCCGTGGGTGGCTGGCCCGGCGCCACTACCAGAGAACCCGCTGGGCCTCTTTGACCCTGCAGAGATATGCCAGGGGAGGCCTGGCCAGGAG ACTGGCTCGCACCCTGCGCCGCTCTCATGCCGCCTTGGTCATCCAGAAGACCTTCCGCATGGTGGCTGTGAGGAGGCTCTATCTGCTGATCCGGGAGGCCACCATCACCATCCAGGCCTTCATCCGTGGCACGCTGGCACGCCGCCACTACTGGATG CTGGTGGCCCTGCGGGCGTCAGTGGTCCTCCAGGCTGGAGTGCGAGGCTGGCTGGCTCGTCGTGCTTACAGGAGGACTCTGGCTGCAGTTCTGCTGCTGCAGTGCTGCGTGCGTCGCCGCGCCGCACGGCGGGAACTGCTGAAGCTGCGAGCAGAGGCGCGCTCCGTGGAGCGCTACCGAGAGCTCAACAAGGGCATGGAGGTGAAGCTGATGCAGCTGCAGCTACGAGCCGACCAGCAG gcCCGCGAGACTGCCGTTCTGCGAGACGCACTGCATGCAGAGAGGGAGTCCCACAGCTTGGAGCAGGCTCGCCTGCAGAGGGGGCTGCTGAAGCTCGAGGCCCAACTGCGGGAGCAACCTCCCAAGTCACTGGCGGAATCCCTGAGGGACGAGGAGGAGAGACGGAGAGCAGAAGAGCGAAGAGCACAGGAGGTGTCTCGGCTCACGCAG GAGGTGCAGAGCCTACAGGCGGAGAAGCAAGCTCTGGAGGACAAGCAGGCAGCACTGTGTTCCCGTTTGCTGGACCAGGAAGCACTGCAGGATG ATCGGGTGGCGCGCTGTGTTGCCGAGGCCAGTGAGGGCCTCCGGGGGGAGCTGGAGGAAGAGAGGGGGCGTTACCAAGGCCTGCTGAAGGAGTTCACCCGGCTGGAGCAGAGATACGAGAACCTGCGTGAGATGAGTGCCCTGGCGGAG CAGCGTTCCAGGGGATGTCAGCGCAGCGATTCCAGCCAGAGCCTGGTGGTGGAGCTACCTTCGCCTCTGTCCTCCTCTTTGTCCTGCTCCCCTACATTCCCCGTAGCCGAGTTTGAGCAGCGAGTCAGTGTGACATCGCCCTCGTGCGAGAGGAGACCCTGGAGCCATGACCCGTCGCTG gacactttgatgggaacCGTAGAGGTACCTAAGGACGCAGCAGAGCGGATTCAGGGGGAGGACCTCAAGCTGGCCTATGACGCCGTTCGTGTGGCCAACAA GTTCCTGGAGGCCCAGTTGATCTCACAGCGCTCCCAGTGGCAAGAGGAGCTATCTGCACTCCGGCAGCGAAGAGAAGGTCCCCGGCAGACCCTTGTGCCCCCTGTTGGCCCCTTCCCCACAGAGCTGCAGGACTTTATTTCTGCTGTGTTGAGTGAAAATGCG GAACTGGCGGAGCAGGTGGATGCTGGACAGCGGGAGTGTCGCAGGCTGGGCCGGGAGCTTGGGCACCTGAGACACATCAGCACTCTGCGGAAAGCACTGATGACGACGG CATCTGCTGCGGACTTGCCTTTTGGGCAGGAGGTCCATCCGCCCCggtggagggagcaggaggtgaTGGGCTTGCTGGAATGCAGGAAGAGGGACGAGGGGAAGCTGATCCGGAACCTCATCACGG ACCTGCGAGTGGACTGCGCCCTGTCCCTCCCCCCTGGTCTGCCGGCCAGTGTGCTCTTCCTGTGTTTGCAGCAGGCAGACTACGCTGGGGACCAGGCCCGGGCGAGCTCCCTCTGCACCGCTGCCATCAATGCCATGAAGGGGGCGCTCAAG AAGCACAGCGCTGATGTGGACATGACAGCCCTCTGGCTGAAGAACAGCTGCCTGCTGGGTGACCTGATCTGCCAGCACTGCACGCACCAT GCCGGCCGCTCTGTTCCCGGAGACAAGCTGCCGCTGACCTGCACCCTGAGTGAGCAGCAGCGCCTCCTGAGTGACCTGTCCATCCAGACCTATCAGCAGCTCCTCTCCATCACCGAGGCCCGACTGCAGCCCATGATCG TGCCCGCCATCCTGGAGAGTGAGATGATCCCAAGCCTGGCAGCTTCGGGAGGGAAGCCAGTCGGCTCCCGCAAGCGGGCAGGGTCTGACTCCAAGTCCGGCACTGCGGAGCCCATCACCATGGCGACGGTGCTGCGGGAGCTGGGTGCGCTGTACGCGGCGCTGTCCCGCCAGGCGCTGCCCCCTACCCTGCTGGAGCAGACCTTTCGCCAGCTCCTGCACCTGCTGGCCGCTACCGCCTTTAACAACCTGCTGCTGCGTAAGGACATGTGCTGCTGGAGCCGGGGCATGCAGATCAG GTATAATGTGAGCCTCCTGGAGGAATGGCTTCGCAGCAAAGGGctgcagacagggggcgctatGGCATCCTTGGAGCCTCTGATCCAGGCTGTCCAGCTGCTGCAAGTTAGCAAAAGATCAGACGCTGACGCACAGGCCCTTGTCCAGACCTGCACTGCTCTCTccagccagcag ATTGTGAAGATTCTGATGCTATACACCCCTCACAGCGACATTGAGGAGAGGGTGACACTGAATTTCATTCGCACAGTGCAG GGCCTTCTGAAGGAGCGGCTCGACAGTCAGCCCCGCCAGCTTCTCCTGGATGTCCGCCGCGTCTTCCCCGTCACGTTCCCTCACTCGCCATCCCCTCTCCTAAGGGCCGACCAGCTGACCATCCCGGATTCTCTCAAGATCTCCTTCCTGCGCAGGGTCTGA
- the si:dkey-110c1.10 gene encoding unconventional myosin-Vb isoform X1, producing the protein MAATDLYTKGTCVWLPDPDEVWISGQLLQDLKLEDRYLLLQLSDGREARHPVASPSDLPPLGNPEILQGENDLTCLSFLHEPAVLHNLRVRFLDYNDIYTYCGIVLVAINPYEQLPIYGEEVIDAYSGQDIADMEPHIFSVAEEAYRAMIREKKNQSIIISGESGSGKTVSAKFTMRYFAVVGGAAQQTSVEEKVLASNPIMEAFGNAKTTRNDNSSRFGKYTEIGFGNHGDIIGANMRTYLLEKSRVVFQAQEERNYHIFYQLCAARDLPEMKALKLEAAECFRYTNQGGSTQIPGTDDLADLERVRNTLVVLGIRSDQQMELFRILSAILHLGNISIQASGRGADRSYINAEDPSLLVFCKLLGVERAQMAHWLCNRRLAVGGEMLMKPMSGQQAADARDSLAKHVYGQLFSWTVSRLNVALRAKKEKPDSFIGVLDIYGFETFAWNSFEQFCINYANEKLQQQFNLHVFQLEQEEYEKEGLPWSRIEFSDNQPCITLIEGPLGLLDLLDEECRIPKGSDENWAQKLYDQHQNHSPHFGKPRLSNSAFIIFHFADMVRYECDGFLEKNRDTIFEEPINILRASQSELVAELFLKEPAGGALSSSALKASIPNGSLHSEKRAHREHKQTVGFQFRQSLQLLMVTLNSTNPHYVRCIKPNDLKEPFAFDPKRAVQQLRACGVLETIRISAAGFPSRWTYLEFFSRYRLLFHGTVDQEELRASCQQALAALIPDPDQYCFGKTKVFFRTGQVALLERLRAERLREAGVTIQSRVRGWLARRHYQRTRWASLTLQRYARGGLARRLARTLRRSHAALVIQKTFRMVAVRRLYLLIREATITIQAFIRGTLARRHYWMLVALRASVVLQAGVRGWLARRAYRRTLAAVLLLQCCVRRRAARRELLKLRAEARSVERYRELNKGMEVKLMQLQLRADQQARETAVLRDALHAERESHSLEQARLQRGLLKLEAQLREQPPKSLAESLRDEEERRRAEERRAQEVSRLTQEVQSLQAEKQALEDKQAALCSRLLDQEALQDDRVARCVAEASEGLRGELEEERGRYQGLLKEFTRLEQRYENLREMSALAEQRSRGCQRSDSSQSLVVELPSPLSSSLSCSPTFPVAEFEQRVSVTSPSCERRPWSHDPSLDTLMGTVEVPKDAAERIQGEDLKLAYDAVRVANKFLEAQLISQRSQWQEELSALRQRREGPRQTLVPPVGPFPTELQDFISAVLSENAELAEQVDAGQRECRRLGRELGHLRHISTLRKALMTTASAADLPFGQEVHPPRWREQEVMGLLECRKRDEGKLIRNLITDLRVDCALSLPPGLPASVLFLCLQQADYAGDQARASSLCTAAINAMKGALKKHSADVDMTALWLKNSCLLGDLICQHCTHHVSLLPAGRSVPGDKLPLTCTLSEQQRLLSDLSIQTYQQLLSITEARLQPMIVPAILESEMIPSLAASGGKPVGSRKRAGSDSKSGTAEPITMATVLRELGALYAALSRQALPPTLLEQTFRQLLHLLAATAFNNLLLRKDMCCWSRGMQIRYNVSLLEEWLRSKGLQTGGAMASLEPLIQAVQLLQVSKRSDADAQALVQTCTALSSQQIVKILMLYTPHSDIEERVTLNFIRTVQGLLKERLDSQPRQLLLDVRRVFPVTFPHSPSPLLRADQLTIPDSLKISFLRRV; encoded by the exons GAATTGTCCTGGTGGCCATCAACCCCTATGAGCAGCTTCCCATTTATGGCGAGGAGGTGATCGATGCCTACAGTGGTCAGGATATAGCCGACATGGAGCCGCATATCTTCTCTGTGGCTGAGGAAGCGTACCGGGCCATGATCAG AGAAAAGAAGAACCAGTCCATTATAATCAGTGGGGAGTCCGGCTCTGGGAAGACGGTTTCGGCGAAGTTCACCATGCGCTATTTTGCGGTGGTCGGGGGTGCAGCCCAGCAGACCAGTGTGGAGGAGAAGGTCCTGGCTTCCAACCCCATTATGGAG GCTTTTGGAAATGCCAAGACTACCCGTAATGACAACAGCAGCCGTTTCGGAAAGTACACCGAGATTGGTTTTGGAAACCATGGGGACATTATTGGGGCAAACATGAGGACCTACCTTTTGGAGAAATCCAGAGTAGTCTTCCAG GCCCAAGAGGAGAGGAATTACCACATCTTCTACCAGCTGTGTGCTGCCAGGGACCTTCCCGAGATGAAAGCGCTGAAACTGG AGGCAGCTGAATGCTTCCGCTACACAAATCAAGGAGGGAGCACTCAGATTCCGGGCACAGACGACCTCGCTGATCTTGAGCGGGTTCGCAACACGCTCGTCGTATTGg GTATTCGCTCTGACCAACAGATGGAGCTATTTCGGATTTTGTCCGCCATCCTGCATTTAGGAAACATCAGCATCCAAGCCAGTGGGAGAGGCGCTGATCGAAGCTACATCAAT GCTGAGGACCCTTCTTTGCTCGTGTTCTGTAAGCTGCTGGGGGTGGAGCGTGCTCAGATGGCGCACTGGCTGTGCAACCGACGGCTAGCTGTGGGCGGGGAGATGTTGATGAAGCCAATGTCGGGTCAGCAGGCCGCAGATGCACGAGACTCCCTGGCTAAGCATGTGTACGGCCAGCTGTTCTCCTGGACCGTCAGTCGGCTAAATGTGGCTCTGCGGGCAAAGAAAGAGAAGCCCGATTCATTCATCGGGGTCCTCGACATCTACGG GTTTGAGACGTTCGCCTGGAACAGCTTTGAGCAGTTCTGCATAAACTATGCTAATGAGAAACTGCAGCAGCAGTTCAACCTG CACGTCTTCCAGCTAGAGCAGGAGGAATATGAGAAGGAGGGGCTTCCCTGGAGCAGAATCGAGTTCAGCGACAACCAGCCGTGTATCACTCTGATTGAGGGGCCCCTAGGGCTCCTGGACCTGCTGGATGAGGAGTGTAGG ATACCCAAAGGCTCGGATGAAAACTGGGCTCAGAAGCTGTACGATCAGCACCAGAACCACAGCCCACACTTTGGCAAGCCACGATTGTCCAACTCGGCTTTCATCATCTTTCACTTTGCTGACATG GTTCGGTACGAGTGCGATGGGTTTTTGGAAAAAAACCGGGATACAATATTTGAAGAGCCTATCAACATCCTGAGAGCTAGTCAG tctgagctggtggcagagctCTTCCTGAAggaaccagcagggggagctctcTCCTCCTCTGCATTGAAAGCCAGTATTCCCAATGGGAGCCTACACTCTGAAAAGAGGGCTCACAGGGAGCACAAGCAAACAGTAGGGTTTCAG TTCCGTCAGTCCCTGCAGCTTCTGATGGTCACACTGAACTCCACAAACCCCCACTATGTCCGCTGCATCAAGCCCAATGACCTCAAAGAGCCCTTTGC GTTCGACCCGAAGAGGGCAGTCCAGCAGCTGCGGGCTTGTGGAGTTTTGGAAACCATACGGATCAGCGCCGCTGGATTCCCTTCaag GTGGACCTACCTGGAGTTCTTTAGCCGATACCGCCTCTTATTCCATGGGACGGTGGACCAGGAGGAGCTGCGGGCCTCCTGCCAGCAGGCCTTGGCGGCCCTCATCCCTGACCCGGATCAGTACTGCTTTGGAAAGACCAAGGTGTTTTTCCGGACCGGTCAGGTGGCGCTGTTGGAGAGGCTGCGTGCAGAAAGGCTCCGGGAGGCCGGAGTCACCATCCAGAGCCGGGTCCGTGGGTGGCTGGCCCGGCGCCACTACCAGAGAACCCGCTGGGCCTCTTTGACCCTGCAGAGATATGCCAGGGGAGGCCTGGCCAGGAG ACTGGCTCGCACCCTGCGCCGCTCTCATGCCGCCTTGGTCATCCAGAAGACCTTCCGCATGGTGGCTGTGAGGAGGCTCTATCTGCTGATCCGGGAGGCCACCATCACCATCCAGGCCTTCATCCGTGGCACGCTGGCACGCCGCCACTACTGGATG CTGGTGGCCCTGCGGGCGTCAGTGGTCCTCCAGGCTGGAGTGCGAGGCTGGCTGGCTCGTCGTGCTTACAGGAGGACTCTGGCTGCAGTTCTGCTGCTGCAGTGCTGCGTGCGTCGCCGCGCCGCACGGCGGGAACTGCTGAAGCTGCGAGCAGAGGCGCGCTCCGTGGAGCGCTACCGAGAGCTCAACAAGGGCATGGAGGTGAAGCTGATGCAGCTGCAGCTACGAGCCGACCAGCAG gcCCGCGAGACTGCCGTTCTGCGAGACGCACTGCATGCAGAGAGGGAGTCCCACAGCTTGGAGCAGGCTCGCCTGCAGAGGGGGCTGCTGAAGCTCGAGGCCCAACTGCGGGAGCAACCTCCCAAGTCACTGGCGGAATCCCTGAGGGACGAGGAGGAGAGACGGAGAGCAGAAGAGCGAAGAGCACAGGAGGTGTCTCGGCTCACGCAG GAGGTGCAGAGCCTACAGGCGGAGAAGCAAGCTCTGGAGGACAAGCAGGCAGCACTGTGTTCCCGTTTGCTGGACCAGGAAGCACTGCAGGATG ATCGGGTGGCGCGCTGTGTTGCCGAGGCCAGTGAGGGCCTCCGGGGGGAGCTGGAGGAAGAGAGGGGGCGTTACCAAGGCCTGCTGAAGGAGTTCACCCGGCTGGAGCAGAGATACGAGAACCTGCGTGAGATGAGTGCCCTGGCGGAG CAGCGTTCCAGGGGATGTCAGCGCAGCGATTCCAGCCAGAGCCTGGTGGTGGAGCTACCTTCGCCTCTGTCCTCCTCTTTGTCCTGCTCCCCTACATTCCCCGTAGCCGAGTTTGAGCAGCGAGTCAGTGTGACATCGCCCTCGTGCGAGAGGAGACCCTGGAGCCATGACCCGTCGCTG gacactttgatgggaacCGTAGAGGTACCTAAGGACGCAGCAGAGCGGATTCAGGGGGAGGACCTCAAGCTGGCCTATGACGCCGTTCGTGTGGCCAACAA GTTCCTGGAGGCCCAGTTGATCTCACAGCGCTCCCAGTGGCAAGAGGAGCTATCTGCACTCCGGCAGCGAAGAGAAGGTCCCCGGCAGACCCTTGTGCCCCCTGTTGGCCCCTTCCCCACAGAGCTGCAGGACTTTATTTCTGCTGTGTTGAGTGAAAATGCG GAACTGGCGGAGCAGGTGGATGCTGGACAGCGGGAGTGTCGCAGGCTGGGCCGGGAGCTTGGGCACCTGAGACACATCAGCACTCTGCGGAAAGCACTGATGACGACGG CATCTGCTGCGGACTTGCCTTTTGGGCAGGAGGTCCATCCGCCCCggtggagggagcaggaggtgaTGGGCTTGCTGGAATGCAGGAAGAGGGACGAGGGGAAGCTGATCCGGAACCTCATCACGG ACCTGCGAGTGGACTGCGCCCTGTCCCTCCCCCCTGGTCTGCCGGCCAGTGTGCTCTTCCTGTGTTTGCAGCAGGCAGACTACGCTGGGGACCAGGCCCGGGCGAGCTCCCTCTGCACCGCTGCCATCAATGCCATGAAGGGGGCGCTCAAG AAGCACAGCGCTGATGTGGACATGACAGCCCTCTGGCTGAAGAACAGCTGCCTGCTGGGTGACCTGATCTGCCAGCACTGCACGCACCATGTGAGCCTCCTGCCA GCCGGCCGCTCTGTTCCCGGAGACAAGCTGCCGCTGACCTGCACCCTGAGTGAGCAGCAGCGCCTCCTGAGTGACCTGTCCATCCAGACCTATCAGCAGCTCCTCTCCATCACCGAGGCCCGACTGCAGCCCATGATCG TGCCCGCCATCCTGGAGAGTGAGATGATCCCAAGCCTGGCAGCTTCGGGAGGGAAGCCAGTCGGCTCCCGCAAGCGGGCAGGGTCTGACTCCAAGTCCGGCACTGCGGAGCCCATCACCATGGCGACGGTGCTGCGGGAGCTGGGTGCGCTGTACGCGGCGCTGTCCCGCCAGGCGCTGCCCCCTACCCTGCTGGAGCAGACCTTTCGCCAGCTCCTGCACCTGCTGGCCGCTACCGCCTTTAACAACCTGCTGCTGCGTAAGGACATGTGCTGCTGGAGCCGGGGCATGCAGATCAG GTATAATGTGAGCCTCCTGGAGGAATGGCTTCGCAGCAAAGGGctgcagacagggggcgctatGGCATCCTTGGAGCCTCTGATCCAGGCTGTCCAGCTGCTGCAAGTTAGCAAAAGATCAGACGCTGACGCACAGGCCCTTGTCCAGACCTGCACTGCTCTCTccagccagcag ATTGTGAAGATTCTGATGCTATACACCCCTCACAGCGACATTGAGGAGAGGGTGACACTGAATTTCATTCGCACAGTGCAG GGCCTTCTGAAGGAGCGGCTCGACAGTCAGCCCCGCCAGCTTCTCCTGGATGTCCGCCGCGTCTTCCCCGTCACGTTCCCTCACTCGCCATCCCCTCTCCTAAGGGCCGACCAGCTGACCATCCCGGATTCTCTCAAGATCTCCTTCCTGCGCAGGGTCTGA